From Nocardioides sp. HDW12B, the proteins below share one genomic window:
- a CDS encoding class I SAM-dependent methyltransferase encodes MSGDGVVPSPNIWHHTATYELENRACDPDGVIETAMRSIADWAGRDVLDVGCGSGFHLPRFAATARHVVGVEPHPPLVALAARRTRRLDKVEVRAGTAQALPLPDASVDVTHARWSYFFGPGCEPGLRELTRVLRRGGTAFVVDNDGTRSTFGRWFRRGYPSVDPAAVERFWSAQGWEREPLTIAWRFETRADLEQVVRIELDPATAEAALVEHPASAGLEIDYAVNLWWRRA; translated from the coding sequence GTGAGCGGCGACGGGGTGGTCCCCTCCCCCAACATCTGGCACCACACCGCGACGTACGAGCTGGAGAACCGGGCCTGCGACCCCGACGGCGTCATCGAGACCGCGATGCGGTCGATCGCCGACTGGGCCGGGCGCGACGTCCTCGACGTCGGCTGCGGCTCCGGCTTCCACCTGCCCCGCTTCGCCGCCACCGCGCGGCACGTCGTCGGGGTCGAGCCGCACCCGCCGCTGGTGGCCCTCGCGGCGCGGCGCACCCGCCGGCTCGACAAGGTCGAGGTGCGCGCCGGCACCGCCCAGGCGCTGCCGCTGCCCGACGCCTCGGTCGACGTCACCCACGCGCGCTGGTCGTACTTCTTCGGACCGGGCTGCGAGCCGGGGCTGCGCGAGCTCACGCGCGTGCTGCGCCGGGGTGGCACGGCGTTCGTCGTCGACAACGACGGCACCCGGTCGACCTTCGGCCGGTGGTTCCGGCGGGGCTACCCGAGCGTCGACCCGGCCGCGGTCGAGCGCTTCTGGTCGGCACAGGGCTGGGAGCGCGAGCCCCTCACGATCGCCTGGCGCTTCGAGACGCGGGCCGACCTCGAGCAGGTCGTGCGCATCGAGCTCGACCCCGCCACCGCCGAGGCAGCGCTGGTCGAGCACCCGGCCTCCGCCGGCCTCGAGATCGACTACGCCGTCAACCTCTGGTGGCGCCGCGCCTGA
- a CDS encoding LacI family DNA-binding transcriptional regulator gives MPGRHRPVATLATVAAAAGVSRQTVSNALNSPELLRPDTLERVQTAIETLGYTPNRAARNLRTRTSHLVGLRLEPAVEGTASGLMDRFLHSLVESCKEAGLHILLFTAEDVSDPLDGYDALLRSAAVDAFLVTDTYRGNPQAQWLEERQVPFVSFGRPWEEPSASHPWVDVDGRAGVMLAVDHLADRGHERIAWVGWQKSSYIGEDRRSGWVDRMHERGLSTTRLSARGEDTIEFGRRAAHAMLDSDQPSAFVCCSDTIAMGVLQAINERGRQAGPHDLSLVGFDDSLAAQVVPPGLTSVRQPLEEVAVQIVRLLEDRLVMRSIEDAHVILTPELRLRASS, from the coding sequence ATGCCGGGACGACACCGCCCCGTGGCCACGCTGGCCACCGTCGCGGCCGCGGCCGGCGTCTCGCGGCAGACGGTCTCGAACGCGCTGAACAGCCCCGAGCTGCTGCGCCCCGACACCCTCGAGCGGGTGCAGACCGCGATCGAGACCCTCGGCTACACGCCGAACCGGGCCGCCCGCAACCTGCGCACCCGCACCTCCCACCTCGTCGGGCTGCGCCTCGAGCCGGCCGTCGAGGGCACCGCGTCGGGCCTGATGGACCGCTTCCTGCACTCGCTGGTCGAGTCGTGCAAGGAGGCCGGCCTCCACATCCTGCTGTTCACGGCCGAGGACGTGAGCGACCCGCTCGACGGCTACGACGCGCTGCTGCGCTCGGCGGCCGTGGACGCGTTCCTCGTCACCGACACCTACCGCGGCAACCCGCAGGCGCAGTGGCTCGAGGAGCGCCAGGTGCCGTTCGTGTCCTTCGGACGCCCGTGGGAGGAGCCCTCCGCGTCCCACCCGTGGGTCGACGTCGACGGCCGGGCCGGGGTCATGCTCGCCGTCGACCACCTCGCCGACCGTGGTCACGAGCGCATCGCCTGGGTCGGGTGGCAGAAGTCGTCGTACATCGGGGAGGACCGCCGCAGCGGGTGGGTCGACCGCATGCACGAGCGCGGGCTGTCGACCACGCGGCTGAGCGCGCGTGGCGAGGACACCATCGAGTTCGGCCGGCGCGCCGCGCACGCCATGCTCGACTCCGACCAGCCCTCGGCCTTCGTGTGCTGCAGCGACACCATCGCCATGGGGGTGCTGCAGGCCATCAACGAGCGCGGGCGACAGGCGGGACCGCACGACCTCTCGCTCGTCGGCTTCGACGACTCGCTCGCCGCGCAGGTCGTGCCGCCGGGGCTGACGTCGGTGCGCCAGCCGCTCGAGGAGGTCGCGGTCCAGATCGTGCGGCTGCTCGAGGACCGCCTCGTCATGCGGTCGATCGAGGACGCCCACGTCATCCTCACCCCCGAGCTCCGCCTGCGCGCCAGCTCCTGA
- a CDS encoding TetR/AcrR family transcriptional regulator, translated as MPEDPSSRRDLLAEQATDYALEHGLIGLSLRPLAAELGTSDRMLLYHFADKDDLVATILRVSNDRSVAALEALPTAADLADGVRRLWQALRQGRLEQCQRLYVEAAALGLFGQEPYASVVKEANDRWMAALARHLEAAGCRREASTRTANLVESVMVGLLLDQPLSEADVQARVVEDLAAALSAAG; from the coding sequence GTGCCCGAGGACCCGTCGTCGCGCCGCGACCTCCTGGCCGAGCAGGCCACCGACTACGCGCTGGAGCACGGCCTCATCGGGCTCAGCCTGCGGCCCCTCGCCGCCGAGCTCGGCACCAGCGACCGGATGCTGCTCTACCACTTCGCCGACAAGGACGACCTCGTCGCGACCATCCTGCGCGTCTCGAACGACCGGTCCGTGGCGGCGCTCGAGGCGCTGCCGACGGCGGCCGACCTCGCCGACGGCGTCCGCCGGCTGTGGCAGGCGCTGCGGCAGGGCCGGCTCGAGCAGTGCCAGCGCCTGTACGTCGAGGCGGCCGCGCTCGGGCTCTTCGGGCAGGAGCCCTACGCGTCGGTCGTCAAGGAGGCCAACGACCGCTGGATGGCGGCCCTCGCCCGCCACCTCGAGGCGGCCGGCTGCCGGCGCGAGGCGTCGACCCGCACAGCGAACCTGGTGGAGTCGGTGATGGTCGGGCTGCTGCTCGACCAGCCGCTGAGCGAGGCCGACGTGCAGGCCCGGGTCGTCGAGGACCTGGCTGCCGCGCTGTCCGCCGCGGGCTGA
- a CDS encoding ATP-dependent Clp protease ATP-binding subunit, which translates to MFERFTDRARRVVVLAQEEARMLSHNYIGTEHILLGLIHEGEGVAAKALESLGISLEAVRAQVEEIIGQGQQAPSGHIPFTPRAKKVLELSLREALQLGHNYIGTEHILLGLIREGEGVAAQVLVKLGADLNRVRQQVIQLLSGFQGKETATAGAAAEGTPSSSLVLDQYGRNYTQAARENKLDPVIGREKEIERVMQVLSRRTKNNPVLIGEPGVGKTACVEGLAQAIVRGDVPETLKDKQIYSLDLGALVAGSRYRGDFEERLKKVLKEIKTRGDIILFIDELHTLVGAGAAEGAIDAASILKPMLARGELQTVGATTLEEYRKYLEKDAALERRFQPIQVAEPTIAHTIEILKGLRDRYEAHHRVTITDEALVAAATLADRYVSDRFLPDKAIDLIDEAGSRLRIRRMTAPPDLREFDDKIADVRRRKESAIDSQDFELAASLRDEEKKLIVAKGEREKQWKAGDMDVVAEVDEELIAEVLAIATGIPIVKLSEEESTRLLKMEDELHKRVIGQEEAVKALSRAIRRTRAGLKDPKRPGGSFIFAGPSGVGKTWLSKTLAEFLFGDEDALIQLDMSEFSEKHTVSRLFGSPPGYVGYEEGGQLTEKVRRKPFSVVLFDEVEKAHPDIFNSLLQILEEGRLTDSQGRVVDFKNTVIIMTTNLGTRDISKGVNLGFQQMGDTQGSYDRMKAKVSEELKQHFRPEFLNRVDEIVVFPPLTQDQIISMVDNMLAAVNKRLLDRDMSLELTQPAKDLLAVRGFDPVLGARPLRRTVQREIEDTLAEKMLFGEVGPGQIVYVGVEGEGPTATFTFEGKQRTTIPVEDLPPLESIDEVEAADAD; encoded by the coding sequence ATGTTCGAGCGGTTCACAGACCGAGCACGTCGGGTTGTCGTGCTGGCGCAAGAAGAAGCCCGCATGCTCAGCCACAACTACATCGGCACCGAGCACATCCTGCTCGGTCTCATCCACGAGGGTGAGGGCGTCGCCGCCAAGGCGCTGGAGAGCCTCGGCATCTCGCTGGAGGCCGTCCGCGCGCAGGTCGAGGAGATCATCGGCCAGGGCCAGCAGGCGCCGTCGGGCCACATCCCCTTCACCCCGCGCGCCAAGAAGGTCCTCGAGCTGTCGCTGCGCGAGGCGCTGCAGCTCGGCCACAACTACATCGGCACCGAGCACATCCTGCTCGGCCTGATCCGTGAGGGCGAGGGGGTCGCCGCCCAGGTGCTGGTCAAGCTCGGCGCCGACCTCAACCGGGTCCGCCAGCAGGTCATCCAGCTGCTCTCCGGCTTCCAGGGCAAGGAGACGGCCACCGCCGGCGCCGCCGCGGAGGGCACCCCCTCCAGCTCGCTGGTCCTCGACCAGTACGGCCGCAACTACACGCAGGCCGCGCGCGAGAACAAGCTCGACCCCGTCATCGGGCGCGAGAAGGAGATCGAGCGCGTGATGCAGGTGCTCTCGCGACGCACCAAGAACAACCCGGTGCTCATCGGTGAGCCCGGTGTCGGCAAGACCGCGTGCGTCGAGGGCCTGGCCCAGGCGATCGTGCGCGGCGACGTGCCGGAGACGCTGAAGGACAAGCAGATCTACAGCCTCGACCTCGGCGCCCTGGTGGCCGGGTCGCGCTACCGCGGTGACTTCGAGGAGCGGCTGAAGAAGGTCCTCAAGGAGATCAAGACCCGCGGCGACATCATCCTGTTCATCGACGAGCTCCACACCCTCGTCGGAGCCGGTGCCGCGGAGGGTGCGATCGACGCCGCCAGCATCCTCAAGCCGATGCTGGCCCGCGGCGAGCTGCAGACCGTCGGCGCGACCACGCTCGAGGAGTACCGCAAGTACCTCGAGAAGGACGCCGCTCTCGAGCGCCGCTTCCAGCCCATCCAGGTGGCCGAGCCCACGATCGCGCACACGATCGAGATCCTCAAGGGCCTGCGCGACCGCTACGAGGCCCACCACCGGGTGACGATCACCGACGAGGCGCTCGTGGCGGCGGCGACGCTGGCCGACCGCTACGTCTCCGACCGGTTCCTGCCCGACAAGGCCATCGACCTCATCGACGAGGCCGGGTCGCGGTTGCGCATCCGTCGGATGACCGCTCCGCCGGACCTGCGCGAGTTCGACGACAAGATCGCCGACGTGCGCCGCCGCAAGGAGAGCGCGATCGACAGCCAGGACTTCGAGCTGGCCGCGTCGCTGCGCGACGAGGAGAAGAAGCTCATCGTCGCCAAGGGTGAGCGCGAGAAGCAGTGGAAGGCCGGCGACATGGACGTCGTGGCCGAGGTCGACGAGGAGCTCATCGCCGAGGTCCTCGCGATCGCGACCGGCATCCCGATCGTCAAGCTCTCCGAGGAGGAGTCGACCCGGCTGCTCAAGATGGAGGACGAGCTGCACAAGCGCGTCATCGGCCAGGAGGAGGCCGTCAAGGCGCTCAGCCGGGCCATCCGTCGTACGCGTGCCGGTCTGAAGGACCCCAAGCGTCCCGGTGGCTCGTTCATCTTCGCCGGCCCGTCCGGCGTCGGGAAGACGTGGCTGTCCAAGACGCTGGCGGAGTTCCTCTTCGGTGACGAGGACGCGCTCATCCAGCTCGACATGAGCGAGTTCTCCGAGAAGCACACCGTCTCGCGGCTCTTCGGCTCGCCTCCCGGCTACGTGGGCTACGAGGAGGGCGGGCAGCTGACCGAGAAGGTGCGGCGCAAGCCGTTCTCCGTGGTGCTGTTCGACGAGGTCGAGAAGGCCCACCCGGACATCTTCAACTCGCTGCTGCAGATCCTGGAGGAGGGTCGCCTGACCGACTCCCAGGGTCGGGTCGTCGACTTCAAGAACACCGTGATCATCATGACCACGAACCTCGGCACCCGCGACATCAGCAAGGGCGTCAACCTCGGCTTCCAGCAGATGGGTGACACCCAGGGGTCCTACGACCGGATGAAGGCCAAGGTCTCCGAGGAGCTCAAGCAGCACTTCCGGCCCGAGTTCCTCAACCGTGTCGACGAGATCGTGGTCTTCCCGCCGCTGACGCAGGACCAGATCATCTCGATGGTCGACAACATGCTGGCCGCGGTGAACAAGCGGCTGCTCGACCGCGACATGAGCCTCGAGCTGACCCAGCCGGCCAAGGACCTGCTCGCGGTGCGGGGCTTCGACCCGGTGCTGGGCGCTCGTCCGCTGCGTCGCACGGTGCAGCGCGAGATCGAGGACACCCTGGCCGAGAAGATGCTCTTCGGCGAGGTCGGCCCCGGCCAGATCGTCTACGTCGGCGTGGAGGGCGAGGGCCCGACCGCGACCTTCACCTTCGAGGGCAAGCAGCGCACGACGATCCCCGTCGAGGACCTGCCCCCGCTGGAGTCGATCGACGAGGTCGAGGCGGCCGACGCCGACTGA
- a CDS encoding VOC family protein codes for MRLDHLSYAAGPDGLASTARRLGDLLGEPFLDGGIHPRFGTRNMVLPLSAGTYVEVVECLDHPASDKAPFGQAVRARSELGGGWLGWVIAVSDVAPLEERLGREAVQGNRYRPDGHELRWKQIGVKGLQSDPQLPFFVQWENYAEDHPSLGCSDRVHLECLEIAGDPNRVSEWLGRPVEGPLEDVKVDWVGRNGTPGLVAAKFSTPAGPVRI; via the coding sequence ATGCGCCTGGACCATCTCTCGTACGCCGCCGGACCGGATGGGCTCGCCAGCACCGCACGTCGGCTGGGGGACCTGCTCGGTGAACCGTTCCTGGACGGCGGGATCCACCCCCGCTTCGGGACCCGCAACATGGTGCTGCCGCTCAGCGCGGGCACCTACGTCGAGGTGGTCGAGTGCCTCGACCACCCCGCCTCCGACAAGGCTCCCTTCGGCCAGGCCGTGCGTGCGCGCTCCGAGCTGGGCGGCGGCTGGCTCGGGTGGGTGATCGCCGTCTCCGACGTCGCCCCGCTCGAGGAGCGCCTGGGCCGCGAGGCCGTGCAGGGCAACCGCTACCGGCCGGACGGCCACGAGCTGCGCTGGAAGCAGATCGGCGTCAAGGGCCTGCAGTCCGACCCGCAGCTGCCGTTCTTCGTGCAGTGGGAGAACTACGCCGAGGACCACCCGAGCCTCGGGTGCTCGGACCGGGTGCACCTGGAGTGCCTGGAGATCGCCGGAGACCCCAACCGCGTGAGCGAGTGGCTCGGCCGTCCGGTCGAGGGTCCGCTCGAGGACGTCAAGGTCGACTGGGTCGGGCGCAACGGCACCCCCGGTCTCGTGGCGGCGAAGTTCAGCACCCCCGCCGGCCCCGTCCGCATCTGA
- a CDS encoding multidrug efflux SMR transporter, which yields MLAAWLVLVAAIGIEVSATAALPRTQGFHAPGWTAAVLGGYAASIWMLSWVVREIPVSVAYAIWSGLGTAGIAAVGFLLLGESMDLVKIGAIALIVTGVLVLNLHGAH from the coding sequence ATGCTCGCCGCGTGGCTCGTCCTCGTTGCCGCCATCGGCATCGAGGTCAGCGCAACCGCCGCTCTCCCCCGCACCCAGGGCTTCCACGCCCCGGGGTGGACCGCTGCCGTGCTCGGCGGCTACGCCGCCTCCATCTGGATGCTGAGCTGGGTGGTGCGCGAGATCCCGGTCTCGGTCGCCTACGCGATCTGGTCGGGCCTCGGCACGGCCGGCATCGCCGCCGTCGGCTTCCTGCTGCTCGGCGAGTCGATGGACCTGGTGAAGATCGGCGCCATCGCCCTGATCGTCACCGGCGTGCTCGTGCTGAACCTGCACGGCGCCCACTGA
- the radA gene encoding DNA repair protein RadA, protein MTRSTARAPRVRSVFTCSECGWETAKWVGRCHDCQAWGSMAEVRTAGGGESTAPAATTPVTPAVPIGQVPIEESQATSCGVEELDRVLGGGLVPGAVILLAGEPGVGKSTLLLDVAARTARSGRRVLYVSGEESAAQVRLRADRCRGVHHDLYLAAETDLGVLLGHVEQLRPDLLVVDSVQTIDAPGLAGVPGGISQVKEVTAALVRQAKTRGMATILVGHVTKDGGIAGPRVLEHMVDVVLHFEGERSTRLRMVRALKNRFGPVDEVGCFDLSGDGINAVVDPSGLFVSRHHQPVPGTCVSVTLEGRRPLLTEIQALVAPSPMERPRRTSSGIESARFAQVLAVLEAREGLALGRQDVFASTVGGARVSEPAGDLAMALAIASAARGFHLPADMIAIGEIGLAGELRRVPELDRRLSEAARIGFKLALVSAEPGQIGSRRVDGLEVAAAPDLRGALQVVQLTGPVSASRRP, encoded by the coding sequence ATGACTCGCTCCACCGCCCGTGCCCCGCGCGTCCGCAGCGTCTTCACCTGTTCCGAGTGCGGCTGGGAGACGGCCAAGTGGGTGGGTCGCTGCCACGACTGCCAGGCCTGGGGCAGCATGGCCGAGGTCCGCACCGCCGGTGGCGGCGAGAGCACCGCGCCGGCCGCCACCACCCCCGTCACGCCGGCCGTCCCGATCGGGCAGGTGCCCATCGAGGAGTCCCAGGCGACCAGCTGCGGGGTCGAGGAGCTCGACCGCGTGCTCGGCGGCGGCCTGGTGCCGGGTGCGGTCATCCTGCTGGCCGGCGAGCCCGGCGTCGGCAAGTCCACCCTGCTCCTCGACGTGGCCGCCCGGACGGCGCGCAGCGGCCGGCGGGTCCTCTACGTCTCCGGGGAGGAGTCCGCCGCGCAGGTGCGTCTGCGCGCGGACCGGTGCCGCGGGGTCCACCACGACCTCTACCTGGCGGCCGAGACCGACCTCGGGGTGCTGCTCGGCCACGTCGAGCAGCTGCGCCCCGACCTGCTGGTGGTCGACTCGGTGCAGACCATCGACGCGCCCGGCCTCGCCGGGGTGCCCGGAGGCATCAGCCAGGTCAAGGAGGTGACCGCGGCCCTGGTCCGCCAGGCCAAGACCCGCGGGATGGCCACCATCCTGGTGGGCCACGTGACCAAGGACGGCGGCATCGCGGGGCCGCGGGTCCTCGAGCACATGGTCGACGTGGTGCTGCACTTCGAGGGCGAGCGCTCCACCCGGCTGCGGATGGTGCGGGCGCTGAAGAACCGCTTCGGCCCGGTCGACGAGGTCGGTTGCTTCGACCTGTCCGGCGACGGCATCAACGCCGTGGTCGACCCGTCGGGGTTGTTCGTCTCGCGCCACCACCAACCGGTCCCGGGCACCTGCGTGTCGGTGACCCTCGAGGGACGGCGGCCGCTGCTCACCGAGATCCAGGCCCTGGTCGCCCCGTCGCCGATGGAGCGCCCGCGCCGCACGTCCTCGGGCATCGAGTCCGCCCGCTTCGCCCAGGTGCTGGCCGTGCTGGAGGCGCGGGAGGGCCTGGCGCTGGGGCGCCAGGACGTCTTCGCCTCCACCGTCGGCGGCGCCCGGGTCTCGGAGCCGGCGGGCGACCTCGCCATGGCACTCGCGATCGCGAGCGCCGCGCGCGGCTTCCACTTGCCGGCCGACATGATCGCGATCGGCGAGATCGGCCTGGCCGGCGAGCTGCGTCGGGTGCCCGAGCTCGACCGGCGGCTGTCCGAGGCCGCCCGCATCGGCTTCAAGCTCGCGCTGGTCTCCGCCGAGCCCGGACAGATCGGCAGCCGGCGGGTCGACGGTCTCGAGGTCGCGGCGGCGCCGGATCTGCGCGGCGCGCTGCAGGTCGTCCAGCTGACGGGCCCCGTCTCCGCCTCGCGACGACCCTGA
- a CDS encoding A/G-specific adenine glycosylase gives MDPTDLHSRLLRWYADHARDLPWRRPGTTPWGVLVSEIMLQQTPVPRVAPVWEAWLQRWPEPADLVEAGAGEAVRAWGRLGYPRRALRLHAAAATIVEQHDGVVPDRYEDLLALPGIGDYTAAAVASFAYGHRHVVLDTNVRRVLTRLVAGEELPPASLNKPERERAAALLPDDEADAAGWAIATMELGAVVCTSASPSCSVCPVADVCAWRLAGSPPDAGPPRRGQTYAGTDRQCRGRLLDVLRDADTVVHRASLTAVWSGGLRDEQRERCLASLLADGLVTQVGPDTFALPA, from the coding sequence ATGGACCCGACCGACCTGCACTCGCGCCTGCTGCGGTGGTACGCCGACCACGCGCGCGACCTGCCCTGGCGACGGCCCGGGACCACGCCGTGGGGGGTCCTGGTCAGCGAGATCATGCTCCAGCAGACCCCGGTCCCACGGGTCGCGCCGGTCTGGGAGGCCTGGCTGCAGCGCTGGCCGGAGCCGGCCGACCTCGTCGAGGCGGGGGCCGGCGAGGCGGTGCGGGCCTGGGGTCGGCTCGGCTACCCCCGGAGGGCGCTGCGGCTGCACGCCGCGGCCGCCACGATCGTCGAGCAGCACGACGGGGTGGTGCCGGACCGCTACGAGGACCTGCTGGCGCTGCCCGGCATCGGCGACTACACCGCGGCGGCGGTGGCGTCGTTCGCCTACGGCCACCGCCACGTCGTGCTCGACACCAACGTGCGTCGGGTGCTGACCCGGCTGGTCGCCGGCGAGGAGCTGCCGCCGGCGAGCCTCAACAAGCCCGAGCGCGAGCGCGCCGCCGCGCTGCTGCCGGACGACGAGGCGGACGCCGCCGGCTGGGCGATCGCCACCATGGAGCTGGGGGCCGTCGTGTGCACCTCGGCGTCCCCCTCCTGCTCGGTGTGCCCGGTCGCCGACGTCTGCGCGTGGCGGCTGGCGGGGAGCCCGCCCGACGCCGGGCCGCCCCGGCGCGGCCAGACCTACGCCGGCACCGACCGGCAGTGCCGGGGGCGGCTCCTCGACGTGCTGCGCGACGCCGACACCGTGGTGCACCGTGCGTCCCTGACGGCGGTCTGGAGCGGCGGCCTGCGCGACGAGCAGCGCGAGCGGTGCCTCGCCAGCCTGCTGGCGGACGGGCTCGTGACGCAGGTCGGTCCGGACACCTTCGCGCTGCCCGCCTGA
- a CDS encoding DUF3109 family protein — MPEVDPVFPRAWVEFADPDDAEQVFRCDLTWLTSSWSCIFGNGCQGIYADRPDDGCCTLGAHFSDEADEARVAAQVEQLTDADWQLRPKGRKRWVETDDDGERKTRVVDGACVFLNRPGFPAGAGCALHGLALRTGQHFVATKPDVCWQLPIRRTYRTVELPDDTSYLEITIAEYQRSGWGPGGHDLDWYCSGNTEAHVAAEAVYVTNATELTELMGAAAYDELAQHCATHLRSRSALAIHPASRDRLTR, encoded by the coding sequence GTGCCAGAGGTCGATCCGGTCTTCCCCCGCGCGTGGGTCGAGTTCGCCGACCCCGACGACGCCGAGCAGGTCTTCCGCTGCGACCTCACGTGGCTGACCTCGAGCTGGTCGTGCATCTTCGGCAACGGCTGCCAGGGCATCTACGCCGACCGGCCCGACGACGGCTGCTGCACGCTCGGCGCCCACTTCAGCGACGAGGCCGACGAGGCCCGGGTGGCGGCCCAGGTCGAGCAGCTCACCGACGCCGACTGGCAGCTGCGCCCGAAGGGCCGCAAGCGCTGGGTCGAGACCGACGACGACGGCGAGCGCAAGACCCGCGTGGTCGACGGCGCCTGCGTCTTCCTCAACCGTCCGGGGTTCCCCGCCGGCGCCGGCTGCGCGCTGCACGGGCTGGCGCTGCGCACCGGCCAGCACTTCGTCGCGACCAAGCCCGACGTCTGCTGGCAGCTGCCGATCCGACGCACCTACCGCACCGTCGAGCTGCCCGACGACACGAGCTACCTGGAGATCACGATCGCGGAGTACCAGCGCTCCGGCTGGGGACCCGGCGGTCACGACCTCGACTGGTACTGCTCGGGCAACACCGAGGCCCACGTCGCCGCCGAGGCGGTCTACGTCACCAACGCCACCGAGCTCACCGAGCTGATGGGCGCGGCGGCGTACGACGAGCTGGCGCAGCACTGCGCGACCCACCTGCGCTCGCGCAGCGCCCTGGCCATCCACCCTGCGAGCCGGGACCGTCTCACCCGCTGA
- the disA gene encoding DNA integrity scanning diadenylate cyclase DisA has translation MAPPDRPDDVERLRAVLAGVAPGTQLRDGLERILRGRTGALIVLGTDRTIDTISSGGFRLDVPFSATGLRELAKMDGAIILDADATRIIRAAVHLMPDATIHSEETGTRHRTADRVARMTGYPVISVSQSMQIIALYVGERRYVLEDTGSILARANQALATLERYKMRLDEVSSTLSALEIEDLVTVRDVAVVAQRLEMVARIAREIEDYVLELGTDGRLMALQLEELVTGVDQDRFLVVRDYQPAGKKARAHEVVLTDMQELDATTLVDVSAVAAALGLGSTEMLDSPVAPRGYRLLAKVPRLPATVVERLVDHFGGLQKLLGAGIDDLQAVDGVGELRARSVREGLSRLAESSILERYV, from the coding sequence GTGGCACCCCCCGACCGTCCCGACGACGTCGAGCGCCTGCGCGCGGTGCTGGCCGGGGTCGCCCCCGGCACCCAGCTGCGCGACGGGCTGGAGCGGATCCTGCGGGGTCGCACCGGCGCCCTCATCGTGCTGGGCACCGACCGCACCATCGACACGATCTCCAGCGGCGGCTTCCGCCTCGACGTCCCCTTCTCGGCGACCGGTCTGCGCGAGCTGGCCAAGATGGACGGCGCGATCATCCTCGACGCCGACGCCACCCGCATCATCCGGGCCGCGGTGCACCTCATGCCCGACGCGACCATCCACTCCGAGGAGACCGGCACCCGCCACCGCACCGCGGACCGCGTCGCCCGCATGACCGGCTACCCGGTCATCTCGGTGTCGCAGTCGATGCAGATCATCGCGCTGTACGTCGGCGAGCGCCGCTACGTCCTCGAGGACACCGGCTCGATCCTGGCGCGGGCCAACCAGGCGCTGGCGACCCTCGAGCGCTACAAGATGCGCCTCGACGAGGTCTCCAGCACCCTGTCGGCCCTCGAGATCGAGGACCTCGTCACCGTCCGGGACGTGGCCGTCGTGGCCCAGCGCCTCGAGATGGTCGCCCGCATCGCCCGCGAGATCGAGGACTACGTGCTCGAGCTCGGCACCGACGGCCGCCTGATGGCGCTGCAGCTCGAGGAGCTGGTGACCGGCGTCGACCAGGACCGGTTCCTCGTCGTGCGCGACTACCAGCCGGCCGGCAAGAAGGCCCGGGCTCACGAGGTGGTGCTGACCGACATGCAGGAGCTCGACGCGACGACCCTCGTCGACGTCAGTGCGGTCGCCGCGGCCCTGGGCCTGGGCAGCACCGAGATGCTCGACAGCCCGGTCGCCCCCCGCGGCTACCGGCTGCTGGCGAAGGTGCCCCGGCTGCCCGCCACCGTGGTCGAGCGGCTCGTCGACCACTTCGGGGGCCTGCAGAAGCTGCTCGGCGCCGGCATCGACGACCTCCAGGCCGTCGACGGCGTGGGCGAGCTGCGCGCGCGCAGCGTGCGCGAGGGACTGTCCCGGCTCGCCGAGTCCAGCATCCTCGAGCGCTACGTCTGA